One region of Flavobacterium sp. KACC 22763 genomic DNA includes:
- a CDS encoding PIG-L family deacetylase: MRKIQIQIFLLFFIGFQVSFAQQPQKPNSVEIYNQIKKLNFLGSVLYVAAHPDDENTRMISYLANDMNARTGYLSLTRGDGGQNLIGPQLRELLGVIRTQELIEARKIDGGEQFFSRANDFGFSKNPDETLDIWDKNKVLADVVWTIRKFQPDIIINRFDHRSPGTTHGHHTSSAMLSVESFKLTNDPKVYPEQLKYVSPWQVKRQFFNPSWWFYGSQEKFDAANKSKFTKLETGVYYTGIGKSNQEIAALSRSRHQSQGFGSTGVRGEETEYLELINGETPKERDNLFDGIDTSWNRVKNGKPVGDLISSIISKYDFSHPSASIPDLVKVYAMIQALDDTHWKEIKSAAIKNIIASCSGLYLEAVANEQEATPGSTIKLSLEAINRCSVDMQLVSVTTLPDNKTTTQNSVLKNNNDQKINLQLQLPNDIEYTQPYWLKEKATVGMYTVSNQENIGIPDIIRDTKVIFNVKINDVEIPFERTVVYKYNDGVKGEMYNFLDIVPEVTTSISERVLIFGNTKSKMVPVKVRAGKDDVKGNLQLELPKSWTVSPKEIPFTLDKKGTEQIFYFEVTPPVNPEEVTAKSVAIVDNKRFDKDQTIIDFPHITKQMVLKPAESKCIRIDLKISGDAIAYIMGAGDEVPESLTQMGYKVSILKPEEITPQKLDSFNTVITGVRAYNTVNALANKQNILFNFVKSGKNMIVQYNTNGKLVTDKIAPYSLKLSNDRVTEENAKITFLAPNHPVLNTPNKISEKDFQGWTQEQGLYYPNEYDPAFTPIISSHDKGESAKDGALLVAPYGKGYYIYTGLSFFRELPEGVSGAYRLLSNIISLKQPIEAPKQDLKQ; the protein is encoded by the coding sequence ATGCGAAAAATACAGATCCAGATCTTTCTTTTATTTTTTATCGGTTTTCAGGTTTCATTTGCACAGCAGCCACAAAAACCAAATTCAGTTGAAATTTACAATCAAATCAAGAAGTTAAACTTTTTAGGTTCTGTATTGTATGTTGCCGCACATCCTGACGATGAAAATACCAGAATGATTTCGTATTTAGCCAATGATATGAATGCTAGAACAGGCTATTTGTCATTGACTCGCGGTGATGGAGGACAAAACTTAATCGGTCCTCAATTGCGTGAACTACTTGGTGTTATAAGAACACAAGAATTAATTGAAGCGCGAAAAATTGACGGAGGAGAACAATTCTTTTCTAGAGCAAATGATTTTGGTTTTTCAAAAAATCCAGACGAAACTTTAGACATTTGGGACAAAAACAAAGTCCTTGCCGATGTGGTTTGGACAATACGAAAATTCCAACCAGACATTATCATCAATCGTTTTGATCACCGTTCGCCAGGCACAACACACGGGCATCATACTTCATCTGCAATGCTTAGCGTTGAAAGTTTTAAATTGACAAACGATCCTAAAGTTTATCCTGAACAATTAAAATATGTCTCACCTTGGCAGGTAAAACGACAATTCTTTAATCCGTCTTGGTGGTTTTACGGAAGTCAAGAAAAATTTGATGCCGCAAACAAATCTAAATTTACAAAGCTAGAAACAGGTGTTTACTACACGGGAATCGGAAAATCGAATCAAGAAATCGCAGCTTTAAGCCGAAGCCGTCACCAATCGCAAGGTTTTGGAAGTACGGGTGTTCGAGGTGAAGAAACTGAATATTTGGAACTTATAAATGGAGAAACTCCAAAAGAACGCGATAATTTATTTGACGGAATAGATACAAGCTGGAACCGCGTTAAAAACGGAAAACCAGTTGGCGATTTAATTTCATCAATCATTTCAAAATACGATTTCAGCCATCCTTCTGCCAGTATTCCAGATTTAGTTAAAGTTTACGCCATGATCCAAGCTTTAGACGATACGCATTGGAAAGAGATTAAATCGGCAGCCATAAAAAACATTATCGCATCTTGTTCTGGTTTATATCTTGAAGCCGTTGCCAATGAACAAGAAGCTACACCAGGAAGCACTATTAAATTAAGTCTTGAAGCTATAAATAGATGTTCTGTTGATATGCAGTTAGTTAGTGTAACCACGCTTCCAGATAATAAAACGACAACTCAAAACAGCGTTTTAAAAAACAATAACGATCAAAAGATCAATCTGCAATTACAGCTTCCTAACGATATTGAATATACGCAGCCTTATTGGCTAAAAGAAAAAGCTACAGTTGGAATGTACACGGTTTCTAATCAAGAAAACATTGGTATTCCAGATATTATACGAGACACAAAAGTAATTTTTAACGTAAAAATCAACGATGTCGAAATTCCGTTTGAGCGTACTGTTGTATATAAATACAATGATGGCGTAAAAGGCGAAATGTATAATTTTCTTGATATTGTGCCAGAAGTTACAACTTCAATCTCAGAAAGAGTTTTAATTTTTGGAAATACAAAAAGTAAAATGGTTCCAGTAAAAGTTCGTGCAGGAAAAGATGATGTGAAAGGAAACCTACAATTAGAATTACCAAAAAGCTGGACGGTTTCACCAAAAGAAATTCCGTTTACTTTGGATAAAAAAGGTACAGAACAAATCTTTTATTTTGAAGTAACTCCTCCTGTAAATCCAGAAGAAGTTACTGCAAAAAGTGTAGCAATTGTTGACAACAAACGTTTTGACAAAGACCAAACGATTATTGATTTTCCTCATATTACCAAACAAATGGTTCTGAAACCAGCGGAATCAAAATGCATTAGAATTGATTTGAAAATTTCTGGAGATGCCATTGCTTACATTATGGGTGCTGGAGATGAAGTTCCAGAAAGTTTAACTCAAATGGGATATAAAGTTTCTATCTTAAAACCAGAAGAAATTACGCCTCAAAAACTAGATTCTTTCAACACTGTAATTACAGGAGTCCGTGCCTATAATACTGTGAATGCTTTAGCAAACAAACAAAATATACTTTTCAATTTTGTTAAAAGCGGTAAAAATATGATTGTTCAATACAATACAAACGGAAAACTGGTTACGGATAAAATTGCACCATATTCGCTAAAATTATCAAATGACCGTGTGACAGAAGAAAATGCTAAAATTACATTCTTAGCGCCAAATCATCCTGTTTTAAATACGCCAAATAAAATCTCTGAAAAAGATTTTCAAGGTTGGACACAAGAGCAAGGTTTGTATTATCCAAATGAATATGATCCTGCCTTCACTCCTATTATTTCATCACATGACAAAGGAGAATCTGCAAAAGATGGCGCTTTATTGGTCGCTCCATACGGAAAAGGATATTATATTTACACTGGTTTAAGCTTCTTTAGAGAATTACCAGAAGGTGTTTCTGGAGCATATAGATTATTATCTAATATTATTTCTCTAAAACAGCCAATTGAAGCTCCAAAACAAGATTTAAAGCAGTAA
- a CDS encoding sodium:solute symporter yields MQLFDWIVLIVTLLFIVGYGSWKTRGSKNVEDFILGNNETPWYTVGLSVMATQASAITFLSTPGQAYHDGMGFVQFYFGLPIAMIVICLTFIPLYHKSKVFTAYEFLERRFDVKTRSLAAILFLVQRGLGTGLTIYAPAIILSALLGWNLTGMNIIIGVMVIIYTFSGGTKAVNVTQKQQMFVIMSGMFITFFLILHYLPNDMTFNSALHIAGANDKMNIVDFSFDPEEKYTFWSGITGGFFLALAYFGTDQSQVGRYLSGKSVRESQMGLIMNGLLKVPMQFFILLTGVMVFVFFQFNPVPLNFNPNNKIAIEKSPYKQEYHVLEEKLVKLSEDKKVINLLYIDQLNQDYDNPILRKELVALSNKEKDLRDKAKEIISRADSNSETNDKDYVFFHFILHYLPKGLIGLLLAVILSAAMSSTASGLTALASTTAIDIYKRNQKEEKSEKHYLHVTKFFTLFWGVIAILFACVGTLFENLIQLVNIIGSIFYGTVLGIFLVGFYTKKVQAKPMFISAIISQLTIFVIYYFMIYSQEKLGYLWLNFIGAILTIVLAVLLQFLFFRGKSDNNELVIE; encoded by the coding sequence ATGCAGCTATTTGACTGGATCGTACTTATTGTAACACTATTATTTATTGTTGGATATGGCTCTTGGAAAACCCGAGGGAGTAAAAACGTTGAAGATTTCATTTTAGGAAACAATGAAACACCTTGGTATACTGTAGGGCTTTCTGTAATGGCGACACAAGCCAGCGCAATTACGTTCTTATCTACACCTGGACAAGCATATCACGACGGAATGGGTTTTGTTCAGTTTTATTTTGGTTTGCCAATTGCCATGATTGTCATTTGTTTGACTTTTATTCCACTTTATCATAAAAGTAAAGTTTTTACTGCATACGAATTTTTAGAACGAAGATTTGATGTCAAAACACGTTCACTTGCTGCTATTTTATTTTTAGTGCAAAGAGGTCTAGGAACTGGTTTAACCATTTATGCACCAGCTATTATTTTGTCTGCACTTTTGGGATGGAACTTAACCGGAATGAACATCATTATCGGAGTTATGGTAATTATCTACACTTTTTCTGGTGGTACAAAAGCAGTTAACGTTACGCAAAAACAGCAGATGTTCGTTATCATGTCTGGAATGTTTATCACGTTTTTCTTGATACTGCATTATCTTCCAAACGATATGACTTTCAACAGCGCGCTACATATTGCAGGCGCTAATGATAAAATGAATATTGTTGATTTTTCTTTTGATCCCGAAGAAAAATATACTTTCTGGAGCGGTATTACAGGAGGTTTCTTCCTTGCTCTAGCCTATTTTGGTACAGACCAGTCTCAAGTTGGACGTTATTTATCTGGAAAATCGGTTCGTGAAAGCCAAATGGGATTAATTATGAATGGATTGCTTAAAGTGCCAATGCAGTTTTTTATTCTTTTGACAGGAGTTATGGTTTTTGTTTTTTTTCAATTCAATCCAGTGCCTTTAAATTTTAATCCGAATAATAAAATTGCAATTGAGAAGTCTCCTTACAAACAGGAATATCATGTCTTAGAAGAAAAATTGGTAAAGCTTTCAGAAGATAAAAAAGTAATAAACTTATTATATATCGATCAGCTGAATCAAGATTATGACAATCCAATTTTGCGTAAAGAATTGGTTGCATTATCAAATAAAGAAAAAGATCTACGCGATAAAGCCAAAGAAATCATTTCGAGAGCAGACAGTAATTCTGAAACTAATGATAAAGATTATGTATTCTTTCATTTCATTCTGCATTACTTACCAAAAGGCCTAATAGGATTGTTATTGGCCGTTATTCTTTCGGCTGCTATGTCTTCTACCGCTTCAGGATTAACAGCTTTGGCTTCTACGACAGCAATTGATATTTACAAACGAAATCAGAAAGAAGAAAAATCAGAGAAACATTATTTGCATGTCACTAAGTTTTTCACTCTTTTCTGGGGAGTTATAGCAATACTTTTTGCTTGCGTTGGAACATTGTTTGAAAATTTAATTCAGCTTGTAAACATTATTGGATCTATCTTTTACGGAACCGTTTTAGGAATCTTCCTTGTTGGTTTTTACACTAAAAAAGTTCAAGCAAAACCCATGTTTATTAGCGCCATTATTAGTCAGCTAACCATTTTTGTAATTTACTATTTCATGATTTACAGTCAGGAAAAATTAGGGTATTTATGGCTGAATTTTATTGGAGCAATTTTGACAATTGTATTGGCGGTTTTACTTCAATTTTTGTTTTTCAGAGGGAAATCAGACAATAACGAGTTAGTAATCGAATAG
- a CDS encoding MCP four helix bundle domain-containing protein, translating into MKDQKKYSNKTKAAFILLIVMLIILLGNFNTLRNSKNVNDNINAIYKDRLVVAHYIFQYSKELHFIKAEAEKLNLSDNIKKNEIIHTLDIIHDIDDLYAKTVLTNKEKQYFDIFLLSCKEINKQVESKNWDKIAISSEKALKTLESLSQIQIEEGKAKLAAANAMYNRNNVLGQLQIALLIILGGITFYLLIVKKIKQKIKIPEPPSMN; encoded by the coding sequence ATGAAAGATCAAAAAAAATACAGCAATAAAACAAAAGCTGCTTTTATTCTATTAATAGTAATGCTTATAATTCTGCTTGGGAACTTTAACACGCTCCGAAACTCCAAAAACGTAAATGATAATATCAATGCGATTTACAAAGACCGATTAGTTGTGGCGCATTATATTTTTCAATACTCAAAAGAACTTCATTTTATAAAAGCTGAAGCTGAAAAATTAAATTTGAGCGACAACATCAAGAAAAATGAAATTATTCATACTCTTGATATTATTCATGATATCGACGATTTGTACGCTAAAACAGTTTTAACAAACAAAGAGAAACAGTATTTTGATATTTTTTTGCTTTCCTGCAAAGAAATAAACAAACAGGTTGAAAGTAAAAACTGGGATAAAATTGCCATTTCTAGCGAGAAAGCTTTAAAAACCCTTGAATCCCTTTCGCAAATTCAAATTGAAGAAGGAAAAGCAAAACTTGCCGCTGCAAATGCAATGTATAACAGAAACAATGTACTAGGCCAGCTCCAGATTGCGCTTCTTATTATTTTAGGAGGAATTACGTTTTATCTTTTGATTGTAAAGAAAATCAAGCAAAAAATTAAGATTCCAGAACCGCCTAGTATGAATTAG
- a CDS encoding nuclear transport factor 2 family protein, which produces MEQKLPLPPFSYETAIEKILLAEDAWNSQDPERVSKAYTIDSEWRNRDKFINGRDEIILFLTEKWKKEKNYKLKKEYWAHTENRIAVRFEYEYQDVNGNWFRAYGNENWEFDANGLMQKRFASINDFLISEETRKFK; this is translated from the coding sequence ATGGAACAGAAATTGCCATTGCCACCTTTCTCGTATGAAACAGCAATAGAAAAAATTCTATTAGCAGAAGATGCGTGGAATAGTCAGGATCCTGAAAGGGTTTCAAAAGCGTACACGATAGACAGTGAATGGAGAAATAGAGATAAGTTTATAAATGGACGTGATGAAATCATTCTTTTTTTAACCGAAAAATGGAAAAAAGAGAAAAATTATAAATTAAAAAAGGAGTATTGGGCTCATACCGAAAACAGAATTGCTGTTCGATTTGAGTACGAATACCAGGATGTTAATGGAAACTGGTTTAGAGCTTACGGAAATGAAAACTGGGAGTTTGATGCAAATGGATTAATGCAGAAAAGATTTGCCAGTATAAATGATTTTCTGATCTCAGAAGAAACTAGGAAATTTAAATAA
- a CDS encoding TetR/AcrR family transcriptional regulator has protein sequence MLPKERILEKTFTLFHTQGYNATGINQIIEEAKVAKASFYQHFKSKEDLCVAFLNQRHFFWFEELQKFTSKEEDRKLKILASFDFLIYMNKKENFRGCSFLNILSEIQSDNVKILDVIQNHKADLRVYFNEILNDNLLSDHVYLLFESCIIESQLFKSNQLIEQTKKIIQTLI, from the coding sequence GCAAGGTTATAATGCTACAGGCATCAATCAGATTATTGAAGAGGCAAAAGTGGCTAAAGCTAGTTTTTATCAGCACTTTAAATCTAAAGAGGATTTGTGTGTGGCTTTCTTAAATCAGCGTCATTTCTTTTGGTTTGAAGAATTACAAAAGTTTACATCAAAGGAAGAGGATAGGAAACTAAAAATTTTGGCTTCTTTTGATTTCTTAATTTATATGAATAAAAAGGAAAATTTTAGAGGTTGCAGTTTTCTAAATATTCTATCAGAGATTCAATCAGATAATGTTAAAATTCTAGATGTCATTCAAAATCATAAAGCTGATCTACGTGTCTATTTTAATGAAATTTTAAATGATAATCTTTTATCAGACCATGTGTATCTGCTTTTTGAGAGTTGTATTATAGAAAGTCAACTTTTTAAATCAAATCAACTTATTGAGCAAACTAAGAAAATTATTCAAACTTTAATCTAA